gacttgactcgggacttgtcGGTCTTCACTtcggacttgacttgggacttgtcagtcttcaCTTGGGACTTGACATAGGACTTGTctgtcttgatttgggacttgagtCAGGACTTTTCAGTCTTCACTtcggacttgacttgggacttttcagtcttgacttgggacttgactccggacttgcttgtcttgacttgggacttgcctgacttgacttgggacttgcttgtcttgacttgggacttgcctgtcttgacttgggacttgactccggacttgcttgtcttgacttgggacttgcctgacttgacttgggacttgcttgtcttgacttgggacttgcctgtcttgacttgggacttgactccggacttgcttgtcttgacttgggacttgcctgacttgacttgggacttgcttgtcttgacttgggacttgcctgacttgacttaggacttgcttgtcttgacttgggatttGCCTTGGAACTTTtcagtcttgatttgggacttgctTTTCTTGACCTGGGAATTGCcctgggacttgcctgtcttgacctgggacttgatttgggacttgatttGGGATTTGTCAGTCTTAACTTGGGACTTGAGACTTGTAACTAGTAAAACAGAGACTTGGTCCCACTTTTTCAGCCCCACATGGCTGATGAACATGGAGGATAATGTCTCTCTGAGCCTGTGAGGGTTATCCTCAGTAGCTGCTGTCCAGTCTGAGTCCAGCCAGCTTTGATCATAGACACTGAGAGTCCACAGCGTGGCGGAGAGGAGGGTCAGCAGGTTGAGAACACTCCTTGATCTGTTAAACAGCTTCTGCAAACGTGAGAAATACCACAACAGGAGGTCAGGAGGTGTCGTTCAGGAGACCTGAGGATAGTCTGTCAGATTAGGCTGAGGTCTAGAGTTGAACtattccttctcttctgactgactgacatcatttaatcctgcagcagcagcagagacgtCTGCAGAGGAAGCCGCTGTTGAAGCTGAAGGTCCTGAGCTCTCAGAAATAGAGAGCGCCTCATGTGAAGACGAGGGGCAGCTCGGTACGCCTCGGGTCTCTGAGCGCCTGCCTcttttctgctgcttctgcattCAGTtggttttgacatttttggaaatatatttcttGTTTGAGAAGATTAACAAAACTCACACGTTattataaatatgaagctacaaccagcagcattagcttagcttagcataaagactggaaacagggggaaactgctagcctggctctgcccaaaggtaacaaaatctgcctgctagctcctctaaagctcactaataaaCTGTGTTTGGCAGCCGTATGAGTAGGACTGCAAAtaccgattattttctcaataattcaaataataatttggtctataaaacattagaaaacagtgaaaaaccCCAATATGATGccacaaatgtcttgttttgtctgactaaCTGGtttaaaaccccaaaatattcaatTAGCTTTAATataagcagcaaattctcacatttgagatcCTGGAACCAGTGGGGTTAACGTTAAGCTGGCTGTTGATGGTCAGTAAATCCGTCCAAACTGTTGTCTCGTTGCTTGTTAAACAACAAcgtcttgttttttatttaacgtGTTAAATACAGAATATGTGACGTGTTAACGTGGCAGCTATAGAGttgtttaaaggaacatttgATGGAGTAACAAGTGATGTCATTTATTTTGCTGTTGTGTAATtagttaaatgattataattgaatttatttgatttttaaagGTAATCGACGTGTTTTATTTGGTTTGTTTAAgtgtaaaaatgttaatttctgATTTTACGGGGGGTTATTTGCCCGACTGTTTCTTAACCCTTACCTGTAACTTCCTGAACTCTTGTCGTCATCTTGATGTTGCCAGGCGACCAAGATATAACTCCtccataaaaccacaacttgttgttttttacactttgtttttgtgtgtattaaacaaacaacatgTTAATTATAGAGCTTGAAAGGCTGCTAGCTGTGGCTTCATATTGAACGTACAGACGTGAGAGTGGTGtcgatcttttcatctaacttgctgcaagaaagcgaataagttgaactgctcctttaagtttTTTATAACCAAAGCTGCTCTTGTGTTTGTCAAATGAAGCTTACTATCTTTTTCTTTCAGCATCATAATTGGAAAAAGAGTGGTTTTTGTTCTTTGGCTTCTTCTTTTCTCCGTGCTCGCTCTGACGGTTGATAATTTGCTTCAACATGATCATAAACAGACTCAAACATgtcccttttttaaaaataaaaagatggtTACATCCTGGCTATTTCAGAATGAAGGGAATGTGCCAAACCACAGGCAGATTTAAGACTCAAGTGATCTGTTAAACAGATGCACCGCTCCCAGTGGTGGGGAACGCCAGAATAATGTTAAAACCAGCTGAAGCACCACATGGAGCACCAGCTTAGGTGGTGGTGCTGCACCACGTCAGACTGGTGGAAACCTGATCGATTGCATATTGATCTCTATGTTTTTGACTGACATATTTAACAGTTATTTTGCTATGGGCTTCCTGCATTAACCGAAGACATGCTGTATGCGGGCTTTGTATTGATTTCTTTGCAGTGAGTGAGTGTATCGATCAGTTATGAATGACAGAAACTCATTACTGATATCTTTTTCCATTTGTCTCAACATGtttaagcagcagcaggagcagcagcttCAACAGGTAggctgttttatgttttattgataTCGCACTTagactgtatttatttactgcAGGAGATAGATATGAATACAGTTAGAACTCCAGGTGGACAGAAAGATGTTCTCTGCTATCTGTTTTCATAGTATGTGTGATATCTGAATAATTATAGACTTTTACAGGGTTTAATaagaatgaattaataaattaaaccaTTTTAAAAGGTAATTTTAGATTGATTAATTCTGtattaataaactaaactaaaaaatatatataaatataaattaaataaaaaatattaatgtatatatacatttaaaatatacatatacacagtgtatatatatatttatatatatataaatatatatatagataaaattaatttatcaattattaattCTATTTCCTCATTCTGTCCTGAATAAGTATAGACTTTTACAGAGTGTAATTTGAACTAATTGATAAATTAAACCATTTTAAAAGAGATTGATTAATTGCATTTGCAGTTAAATTCCGTATTACTaaacaaaacttaaaaatatgtagaaatataaattaaatcaaaaattatatacatatatatatgtagaaatatatatgtaaatgtatatacatatataaatatcttttttttaatcttttaatctaattttacttttaaagctgcttttctatatattttgaaattattattattatttaatttgaaccattgttaatataaaaagaTTATTTGGTGAAGTTTAAATGATTCAATGTATTTACAGTTTACATTTCGTGATCACTTTAACTTAAAGTCGTCTCTTAGCAACCTAAACATGAAGTCCAACCCACAGAGCAGCAACtggagctctgattggtcagctggtgtGTGTTGGTCGGAgtccgaccaatcagagctcctgCTTCATTTTAGGAAGCGCATTCAGATTTCTTAAATATTAAAGTAGGAAACAAATTAATTATGAAGTAGAATATTATATGCAGACACATCAATGGaatagaaaaaataacattttaaaatgtaattaattttgAGATTACATTTTAAAGCTTAATTATTGATTCACAATTTAAAGGCAAAATAgggaaatataattattaattggcaaatttaatgattttttatttttttagtttagtttattaatgcatcatttaaatgctaaataattgtattaatttattacGTATAATTTTTATTATACACTGTAAAAGTTCATAGTTGTTGTGGTGTCACACTCCAGACTCTTTTTATAGCTCTTTAATAGTTTATTTCAAAGGTATTTGGGGGGTACTGCATTATTTTACAGTTTCCAGAAGGACTTcagaaagactttatttcataTTTGAATCACATTTTTACAAAGAAAATGCACATTTTAGTGGTGTGTTGTTCATTATGTTCACTGGAATGCATCATCTGTCGTCTGTCACCCCGGTGTGATGCATTAATGTCCATTTCCATCTCATTTTACTTTCATGTGAAGGTTTTTTTCCACCATTGATCACGTCTTGCATCTTCACCTTTTTATAGCTCTCTCAGTTTTTctatttaatgaaatattaaaatagtctttttttattttcctcctggACATCAGTTGTCCAGTTCTTTAATTATTATCTTTTTGTTTCAATGGGGAGATGGAAAACGAGTGCTGTGAATGTCATCATTAATCTGCTTTCCAAACAAATTAGCAAAGCCTGGTGCTACTGGAGTCCGCAGTGAGTTTGCGTTTGCGGGCGACGGATCAAATCCTGCCGTAGCCAGAGCTGTTGACTTCATGGGAGCTTCCTGCCCCTTGGACCCAGGAAATGAGTTGCTGGGGGAGTGTGGGAAGAGGCTAAGTGAGTCTTTATGGGCCTCTGAAGACCTCGGCTGCGGGTCGGAGATAAGACGGGACAACGGGGGGAGCCCCGAGCGGAACGGAGCCTCGGATTCTCTGAGGGCGAGCAGCCTCGACGCCGCTGAGTGCCTGAGTGAAATGAGCAATCTGTCCGGGATGTCTTTAGTTCGCAGCGCGGCTTTGGAAGACCTGACGTCCATCGGAGACAGAAGCTTGTGGGTCAATCAAGGAGAAGAGCTCGAACAAGATGGAGCAGCTTCAAAGTCCAAAAACATCCCAGAAACACAAGAAAGTCCGTCACACTTTGACTCTCATTCAGAAGATCTTCATAGAAACATTTCCGAGAACCTTTTAACCGAAATGCCATCTGACACGGCGGCTGAAAACAGCAGCAGTGACTCATCGTTACACAGGGCCGACTATTCAAAGCCTGACATTTCTGATGACTCAGACATGAGGAACATGAGTGTGGCTCAGACCACCGGTACCGCCGAGCTCCAGAAAACTCCCCCCGTAAGCTCTACAGCCAGAAAGTCTATGGTGCCGGTCCCTATTTTCAAAGGTCTGTTTGCCGTCTTGTTCACCAGTTCAGAGTCCTCTTCAGTTTAACTCCTTCCACTTCTTTCTTTTACAACGCAGCTTCTACTGTATGCCATGCTGCACTCCCCCCCCCTCCGAGTTGTTTCTATTGGACGTTAACTTTTTGACCCGAGGAGAAGCTTGTTGTCCTCCCATCCCCACTTTTTGTTTCATGTCTCCATCTCTGCTCACTCTGCTGGTCATGCGGCCCCCCCTGAAAAAAATCCACTTTATTTGGTTTCCACAAGCACTTTGTGTCACCATGCATGCTGCATATCACCCACATTTCATTTGGTTTCTTTGCCGTGTGAATGTGTTTAGGCACACACCTGGTAGCAAAAAAAGTCTTACATGGgaggaaataaaagaagaaatgaaaGATATTAAAAAACCTGCTTCTCTCTTCTGTCTGTAGCTCAAGCGAAGATGGATAACGGCTCTGCAGATAAGGTACGTGACCAACAACACTATCatcatttcttttattaaagggatcattctggtttattacaagGTGGAGCATATTTTTGTTGCATCTTTTCTACCAGTTATTGTACCATTGATCTGGAAACGTTGATCCGCAAACACAGATACTCGCTAATGTTAAACACACAACCTGCGCACTGAGTTATTCATTAAAGGAgtttgtataacacattttagtataaaaaacatcttaaaatacataattccccGATGCTTTGGACTGGCGGGAAGTCATCTCAGGCCCGGCGGAAACCCCTAATATCGGATCGGTGCACTGACTGGCGTACCCGCCGATACACGATCCTGAATTTTGGGCAATATCGAACgcatttctgatactggtatcggaacaactctatgCTGGAAACTACGCTGATGCTGAATGTTGTGgtccataaaaacaaaacaatgagctaaaagatgctaaaacgctcAATTGACGTCATTTATTTGAAGCATTTGTTGCATGTTACTTTTCCCGTCAGACTTTGTCTTTGTTGTGTCGCTTTTTAAAAAGGCGATGAAAATAAGGCCCAcgttgtaataaataaaaggaataaTCCTTTCATCTGTGAAATACAATCATTCTTTTCcatcatttttcatttgttgAATCATTTTCTGTTCATGATCATTAGaacttcttttgttttcttttatccatttttttcctcctcatgAAAAAGACTCAAACTGCCACCAAACCAACCTCTTCCCTTAAAAGACCATCCGTAGTCACCAAGGGCAACAAAACACACGCCTCCTCCCGAAACGGGCCCAGCTCCATCCCCATTAAAGCCAGCAGCACAGGGCCCAGGCAGCCCGGAGTAAGTACGGCTCTGAACGCAGCTGAGAGTTCACACCTGAGCTGAGTTCAGGTTGTTAAAGacgacggatggatggatgctcaGTTTCCTCGTCTTGTTTGAGAGGTCAAGGAAATATAAATGCATCCATactaacatttcttttattgttAATTACCATAAACACTAACCAAAGACTCATCCATTCATCACTGATTACAGTTTGACTCTCATTTCCTCGACCAGATCACATTTCTATGATTTTTGTCTAacgcaggggtcagcaacctttactatcaaaaaatgaatctgtctggagccgcaaaacatttgatcattgtgatgaaggtaatacagtttatagtctaagtatatagtatataatgtagccctaacactccgtcgtaccgtcgtaccatagacctacaacaatgataaataaaaagtaaaatgtaaaccaaaaacagttattcatttccatttttaaaaatcccaagggagccactggagaggggctagagaggttgctgacccctggtctaatgCAAGTAGAATAAAAGCAGCTTTCTGAGCTCTCTGcttaaaactaaacctttcggCCGTTTTGTTGATTTTCAGAGTCTCGGTGGTGCAAAGTCTCAAACCCCAGGAGCCAAACCTTCTGTCAGAACTGCAGCTCAACCAGGTACGGAACGAAAACTTTACTTTTAagtcttttcatttcatttacatccttttcatttttctatttatgtgattttttttatttttataaggAGTAAGATTTAAGGATTGCTTATGATGTGTCATATTCTTTGTGATACAGCTAGTGCCAAGAAACCTCCCActccaaaaaatgaaaaaggtaataaaaacaGAGAATCATTAGAGGTCACTTTTAGCATTGCATGGGCACAACGCCACAGTCTGATCCAGTCCTGTATCAGACTTGGTCAGCTTTTAGCCGGTAGAGCTCCTAGTCTgtttatatttctatttattattttcctttcATCCACCACTGTTTGAGTTGTGTGAAACTTCTGACTCGTCACTTCTTCCGATTGCTTAAGACGGGAGTGGACAGAACAGCCCCGGCACTCCAAAATCTCCCAATAGCCAAGCGCAGTCTGCGAAGGCGGCGGCCGAGGCAAACAAAGTGAAGAAGATCGCGGTGGTGCGTTCTACACCCAAATCCCCTGGCTCGCTGAAGAGCCGCCCGCCGGCCCCTCTGGCTGCGGCGGCGGCGCCCATGCCGGACCTGAAGCACGTCCGGTCCAAGATCGGCTCCACAGAGAACATGAAGCACCAGCCTGGAGGTGGAAAGGTAAACCTGACTCTGACTCCAGCTGTTACACCTCATACTGCATGCAGTCCAGGCTTctcctgtagtctgcagattgGAGGTTTAGATCGGAGCTCTGGaggcagaaatacacacagttttTGACGTTTCCTGATAAAAGGCACATGGTAttaatacatacatatttaaGAAGTTGGAATGTAAACTTAAAGGTGCCCTTTGTGGTCTTAAAAGACATTTTGAGTGCATttcaaagctctcgatctaccggtcaatcttcgttcctactctcacctctggtcatgagggctgggtgaTGACCcatagaactagatcgcgggtaaaAACGGACGAAATGTGTTTTCTCAGGAGgatggctggcgtctcccttagagatagggtgagaagctcagtcatccgtgagagacactactcctttgcgttgaaaggagccagctgaggtggttcgggcatctagtaaggatgcccccctAACCTGGGCGCCtacctagggaggtgttccaggcacaaccagctgggaggaggccacggggaagacccaggactaggtggagagattatatctccacactggcctgggaacgcctcgggatcccccagtaaGAGCTGGTTAGTGGGGCCCGGGAAAGGGaggtttggggtcccctgctggagctgttgcccccgcgacccaacccggataagaggttgaagatgagagagtgactttagaaacaagcccaaaaaaacacaacctgCGACTACCAATTATAATAAGCGGACTTTGCAACTCTGCCTTCCGTCCGTCTTCACTCGGTTTAAAAAGGGTTGGtatgtattatttaattttagttatttttgtattattattattctgtgtgtggggttggtatgtttgtgtttctgtctgtagatgttacttttttttgtgatgaaaatttaaaaaataaaataaaaaaagatttcagccaaaataaaaaaataaaaaaatagggtTAAAAACTGGCTCCTCCCACTGAGATTTGAATCAGCCAATCAGCGTATTTCTGCCTCCAGAGTCTCTGAGAAATGTTTTAGGAACTAAAACTCCAATCTGCCTTTTGATGTTTCCAGTGCTGTCTGATTAATACAGTCCACTGTGCTTTaagtgtgagtgtttgtgtacagtgtgtttgtgtgtgtgtgtgtgtggggggggtccATTTTAGCATTAAAAGCACTGCAAAGTCTTTGTTCTAATTTGGTTTAAACTACAGTTACGTGTCTGATGTTTTACTGCTGAAATTTAAAGGAtcttgtgttgtgatatttatgGACCAAAAATAAATCATTGAAAGTTACCCCTGACGTTTAAACGACAGATCAAACAACCAGAAGAGAGGATGAGCATAAATACTTCATCTTTACTGAGTGCAATGATTCCTGTATTTGGTCCTAAAAGGAAATGAGAGGAAGACCAGTTTGGAGTAGCCCAGTGTTATCTCTCTCGTCCTCTCTGACACAACATCACCTCTCAACCTGCATGTTATACACAAAGTTATCTCTGAATCAGCAGCGTCCTTTTTCTCTCAGGCTTCACAACTTAATGTGTCGAACCGTCGTCTCCGCTCAAAAAATCTAAAAGCTGACGTTTTCATTCTTCCAGGTGCAAATCCTTGATCAGAAGGTGGACTATAGTAGTGTCCAGTCTAAGTGTGGCTCCAAAGGCAATGTGAAACATGAACCCGGTGGCGGCAATGTGAGTAACTGAGGGATGAACTCAACACCCGACTCTTGAGTTTCTCTACAGTTAAGATCATCGGAAACCAACTTTtggtaaaaaagaagaagaagaagaagaagaagaagaaagtgctctcttattatttttattttaaaatacatgaaaagaaGATGGACTTCTGGATGGAATCTGTACAGTCACAATCTGCTCAATAAgaaatattagattttttttttttgttctcagttcACCAAAAGCTGCTTTAATGCGCATCAAATATAGCTTTTTGGGTCTCACCTGTCCTGGTTCAATAACTGTCACATTCTgcataatatttgtattttcatgCACTAAAGATATTAGAATACCCCAAGTAGTATCTGCAGTGGTTAAATCAAACCAGTGTgacaaacatacatatttttgaCTCATTTCATTAAAGCTGCCGTCCTTATAAGGCCTTTAGACACCAGGGAcgctcatttttcatgcaagcATTGCTCacgtcaatatatatttttgaaccattgtttttgtcatgaatactttaaCACAGAACGCAACTAGaattgcactcggagagcgcagacctccgccaaggtgcgtgactttaaaaacagatcacagctcacagctggtggtaccgtgaggtggttgGCTTGTTTtaaacacggtgtgtttccgtgtaacgtatcggcggatgcctctctcattcagcagccttgttatgtctgtataacgttacactacgttgtctctcatcctgtcatctaccgctttgttctaTCTCACCACGGACGGCCAGCAGGTcctgcacacacatccacacacgtatctctctgctctcagaagggttgaggcggggtcacgcataatcaacgcgtcatcagtcacactgcgcatgtgtagGAATCcgtaaaaatattcctgaatccggatcatgatccagatcgccatcaaaatctaatggattgttcattgtgccacatccCACCTCTCCAAAACATTCCAGTCTTCATCCCTCGAACATCTTATTTCTTCCATTCTGGGCGGATCCCCCCTCCGGCTGAATcttcttttctcattttaatattctgaagacttttatttttctttctcgaACTTCTGCAGGTCCAAATCCTCGATAAGAAGATGGACTTGGCTAACGTCCAAGCTCGTTGTGGATCTAAAGACAACCTAAAGCACACTCCTGGTGGAGGCAAGGTGAGGAGTCCCGTTCTTGACTTTCACTTTTGGAATAATTGACCTTCTTAACCTCTGAAATACTTGACCTGAAGGTGGATCATAGTGATTAAAGACAATATCAGACATGTACATGAAGTGGTAATGTGAGGGACCTCCTCATCGGGAGAGTCTTGAGTATCTCAGCAGTTCAGATCATCACACAAATCCTTGTTAAGAATAAGTTAAAGGTCCTTCCCGTCCTCTTTAATCAGCCATGTTCCCTGGTTAGATCTAGTTTCCTCTCCAGCACTGGTCCTCTCTCGcagctctgctgcagctgctgctgcttcctccaGGATAACCGTCTCTCATATCAACTTTCCAGGTACaaattcttgaaaagaagctgGACTTAAGCAATGTGCAGTCCCGATGCGGCTCCAAAGataatataaaacatgtacCCGGTGGTGGCAATGTGAGTAGATGAGGGGTTTGGCCCGTGGCCTCCTTGTTGCTTCTCCTGAATGCATCTTCACGGAGGAGCAGGATGTCAGCGTGCACGAAACCTCCCGTGTGTGTTCAACCCTCCTGACTTCGATACTCCAACTGTTAACACCTCCTATTAACAGTTTTATCATTAATACACAGGCATGAGCATTTCATACTGATGACTTAGAGTAGCACTAAACCAGAGAGCAGTGGTGGAAcgtaaccaagtacatttactcaagtacaacaAATGCAAAGTTGCTCAGTGACTGATTAAAGGCAttgatattctttttttaatatacatttaatgacataggTTAGTCCCAACCAGTCGACTCGATCTCTAATTGACCTTGAAACAGTAGACGGCGTTTGAGTCATTTTCAACTCAAcaaaaaaattagatttttataaATTTGGTAAGAAATGTCAATATCAACACcagtattgatattatattatatatattgatGTGTTTCATCACAGTTTAGTCATATTTAATTTGCAGCTCAAAAAACACGTTGAAGTGTGCAGTACCtctttaaatatacatttaagttacttgtacttttctttattttatgcaactttaatattttacttactacatttatttgacagcattAGTTTACGtacaaaacatatgaagagttaataaaatatgatgcattgttatataTTAAGCTACCCAACGGTTTACACAATTAGGGATGAATTGATTAGTCCATtagttgatcgacagaaaattaatcaaattaagaaaaatgccaaaatgtTTCATGGTTTAGctgctttttctttgttttaaatgacagtaaactgaataaatTTGTGGTCACATCATGACATTTCTCAGTATTTTCTGAATTTTTAGAAACCAAACAATCAGTCGATTGatgtagaaaataatcagcagattaatccaaaATAGAAAATGTCATCTTATATAAAATtcagggttgtcaatcgattgaaatatttaattgcaaattaattgcattttttgtctgttctaaattaaccttaaagggagatttgtcaagtatttaatactcttattatcatgggagtgggcaaatatgctgctttatgcaaatatatgtatatatttattactggaaatcaattaacaacacaaaacaatgacagatattgtccatgacagtttttcctcgccaaaatttaacgtagGTTTGTAGCGTAATTTAgtctccttcatgacaagctagtatgacctggttggtaccgatggattctttaggtttttctagtttcataggatgtcagtatcttcactctagctttaaattgagcctaaaaatcgcaagttgcgttaaaagttttgtaatgttaaaacgaatttgtatTAATGAGTTATTATCGcgtgaactttgacagctctaataaaaATGcacctcaaccaactacaacagcaaaatcctgcttttacattaatgcatgagtaatacAATTCTAATGACACAATACATAAAAGTCAAACAGTCACagttttaatactttaagtacatttattctGATAATACTTGAAGGACTTTAACCTGTAAtatagagtatttttacagtgtggtattctgaatacttcctccatcaCTGCCATAGATGTACTTTTCTCCCAGTAGTTTTGTCTGTACTGAATGTTAGATGTTAATTAGTTGAGTCTTTTGGTTGGTGTAGTGCTCACAGTGCTTCTACGGTGTTATGTAATGCTCATGGTCTTCTGTAAGCTTGATAACTCTGTTGAATCTGTGCTTGTCGGTTTGACTGTGATCAGAAAGTTTTACCACCCAAACTGGCCcctcaaaacaaacatgcatgaATCCTGTGTGTGGTTTTTGTTTTAGTCAAACTGCCTCAAGTTGGATGAtcggatatatattttttttaccagcaGAAAATctataaagagaaataattaATTCCCTTGTGGTGACGAGAACTAATTGTGtcataaaaagagagagagagagagagagagagagagagagagtctctgCGCAGTAACAAAGAGTCTCTGTCCAAACTGTGCCTGTTGAGATGAGCACTGAGATGACCTCAGCAGGGAGACTGAGCGCTTTGTGTTACGAGACCGTCAGACAGGAGAGATGAGACTCTGTGATGCACGGATCAGGAATATGGATTTTTATATCTACAGTCACCACGAGCAGTGCACGTTAGAGAATGCAGAATATGATCGAtttaacccaggggtcagccacctgcagctctttagcccctctccagtggcgccctgtggatttataaaaatggaaatgaataactgttttttgtttac
The genomic region above belongs to Sebastes fasciatus isolate fSebFas1 chromosome 20, fSebFas1.pri, whole genome shotgun sequence and contains:
- the LOC141757967 gene encoding microtubule-associated protein tau-like isoform X25, which codes for MDCMNNASNSYSSGDTMSSSLANMTISDQHHQENGVLMKAAAGAAASTAQAKMDNGSADKSLGGAKSQTPGAKPSVRTAAQPASAKKPPTPKNEKDGSGQNSPGTPKSPNSQAQSAKAAAEANKVKKIAVVRSTPKSPGSLKSRPPAPLAAAAAPMPDLKHVRSKIGSTENMKHQPGGGKVQILDQKVDYSSVQSKCGSKGNVKHEPGGGNVQILDKKMDLANVQARCGSKDNLKHTPGGGKVQILEKKLDLSNVQSRCGSKDNIKHVPGGGNVQIVHKKIDLTNVQSKCGSKVNMRHKPGGGNIEIKNEKLEFKVQSKIGSLDNIGHVPGGGGRRIESHKLSFREGAKARTDHGAEIVSLEDSPHQLSTVSSSGSINMADSPQLSTLADQVSASLAQQGL
- the LOC141757967 gene encoding uncharacterized protein LOC141757967 isoform X10: MDCMNNASNSYSSGDTMSSSLANMTISDQHHQENGVLMKETDAALSENGVKPVSELCDDEVQPAAAETSAEEAAVEAEGPELSEIESASCEDEGQLAAGAAASTAQAKMDNGSADKTQTATKPTSSLKRPSVVTKGNKTHASSRNGPSSIPIKASSTGPRQPGSLGGAKSQTPGAKPSVRTAAQPASAKKPPTPKNEKDGSGQNSPGTPKSPNSQAQSAKAAAEANKVKKIAVVRSTPKSPGSLKSRPPAPLAAAAAPMPDLKHVRSKIGSTENMKHQPGGGKVQILDQKVDYSSVQSKCGSKGNVKHEPGGGNVQILDKKMDLANVQARCGSKDNLKHTPGGGKVQILEKKLDLSNVQSRCGSKDNIKHVPGGGNVQIVHKKIDLTNVQSKCGSKVNMRHKPGGGNIEIKNEKLEFKVQSKIGSLDNIGHVPGGGGRRIESHKLSFREGAKARTDHGAEIVSLEDSPHQLSTVSSSGSINMADSPQLSTLADQVSASLAQQGL
- the LOC141757967 gene encoding uncharacterized protein LOC141757967 isoform X15, whose amino-acid sequence is MDCMNNASNSYSSGDTMSSSLANMTISDQHHQENGVLMKETDAALSENGVKPVSELCDDEVQPAAAETSAEEAAVEAEGPELSEIESASCEDEGQLAAAGAAASTAQAKMDNGSADKSLGGAKSQTPGAKPSVRTAAQPASAKKPPTPKNEKDGSGQNSPGTPKSPNSQAQSAKAAAEANKVKKIAVVRSTPKSPGSLKSRPPAPLAAAAAPMPDLKHVRSKIGSTENMKHQPGGGKVQILDQKVDYSSVQSKCGSKGNVKHEPGGGNVQILDKKMDLANVQARCGSKDNLKHTPGGGKVQILEKKLDLSNVQSRCGSKDNIKHVPGGGNVQIVHKKIDLTNVQSKCGSKVNMRHKPGGGNIEIKNEKLEFKVQSKIGSLDNIGHVPGGGGRRIESHKLSFREGAKARTDHGAEIVSLEDSPHQLSTVSSSGSINMADSPQLSTLADQVSASLAQQGL
- the LOC141757967 gene encoding microtubule-associated protein tau-like isoform X29, with protein sequence MDCMNNASNSYSSGDTMSSSLANMTISDQHHQENGVLMKETDAALSENGVKPVSELCDDEVQPAAAETSAEEAAVEAEGPELSEIESASCEDEGQLAAAGAAASTAQAKMDNGSADKSLGGAKSQTPGAKPSVRTAAQPDGSGQNSPGTPKSPNSQAQSAKAAAEANKVKKIAVVRSTPKSPGSLKSRPPAPLAAAAAPMPDLKHVRSKIGSTENMKHQPGGGKVQILDKKMDLANVQARCGSKDNLKHTPGGGKVQIVHKKIDLTNVQSKCGSKVNMRHKPGGGNIEIKNEKLEFKVQSKIGSLDNIGHVPGGGGRRIESHKLSFREGAKARTDHGAEIVSLEDSPHQLSTVSSSGSINMADSPQLSTLADQVSASLAQQGL
- the LOC141757967 gene encoding uncharacterized protein LOC141757967 isoform X21, which encodes MDCMNNASNSYSSGDTMSSSLANMTISDQHHQENGVLMKETDAALSENGVKPVSELCDDEVQPAAAETSAEEAAVEAEGPELSEIESASCEDEGQLAAGAAASTAQAKMDNGSADKSLGGAKSQTPGAKPSVRTAAQPDGSGQNSPGTPKSPNSQAQSAKAAAEANKVKKIAVVRSTPKSPGSLKSRPPAPLAAAAAPMPDLKHVRSKIGSTENMKHQPGGGKVQILDQKVDYSSVQSKCGSKGNVKHEPGGGNVQILDKKMDLANVQARCGSKDNLKHTPGGGKVQILEKKLDLSNVQSRCGSKDNIKHVPGGGNVQIVHKKIDLTNVQSKCGSKVNMRHKPGGGNIEIKNEKLEFKVQSKIGSLDNIGHVPGGGGRRIESHKLSFREGAKARTDHGAEIVSLEDSPHQLSTVSSSGSINMADSPQLSTLADQVSASLAQQGL